The genomic interval CTTGTTGGAGCGGGAACCGTAATCAAAGACAACCCTGGGCTCGATGTGAGACACGTAGATGGAAAACAACCCTGCCGCGTGGTAATTGACGAAAAGCTTGAGTCCCCATCGGACGCGAATCTGTTCAATATCGGCGAAGGCGATAAGACCTTGCTCTTCACATCCGCGGAGACAAGCGAAAAATTAAAATCTATTGAAGCCAAAGGCGTCAGAGTAATAAAATATGAATCGGTCGATGGTATCGATATCAAGTGGATGCTGGGGGAATTGGTCACTCACGGGATCAGCTCTGTTCTCGTTGAGGGTGGAAGTAAGATTTTTTCGTCATTCCTCGATTCCGGATTGGTCGACAGATACATCATTTTCGTCAACCCGAGTATTATGGGAAGCGGTCTGGATACATTCGACACTGACGGATTTAGCGTTTCGAACCGGCTGGAACTAAAAGATGTAAGCGTCGAATTGATCGGCGAAGATATTATGGTTCAGGGATTACCGGTTAAGAGGGACTCATAATGTTCACCGGATTGATCGAAGAGATCGGGAGAGTGGAGAAGATTCGGGAATCGGGTAAGGGAATCAGCATGAGGATAGGATGCCGTAAAGTCCTTGAAGACCTGAATCTGAAGGACAGCATTTCGATTGACGGCGTGTGTCTTACGGTGGTCGAGATTAATGATGACCATTTCAATGTTGACGTAGTTGAAGAAACCATAACACGGTCAAATATAAA from Candidatus Neomarinimicrobiota bacterium carries:
- a CDS encoding riboflavin synthase, whose translation is MFTGLIEEIGRVEKIRESGKGISMRIGCRKVLEDLNLKDSISIDGVCLTVVEINDDHFNVDVVEETITRSNIKTYTTGHKVNLERALLLSQRLGGHLVQGHVDGTAPIKSQEMIENGTIL